The Setaria italica strain Yugu1 chromosome IX, Setaria_italica_v2.0, whole genome shotgun sequence genome has a window encoding:
- the LOC101761093 gene encoding probable glutathione S-transferase GSTU6 has translation MAGGELKLLGTWASPWACRVRIALHLKDLSYDYVEEDLENKSDLLLTSNPVHKKVPVLIHDGKPISESSVVVQYIDEAFESNGSSLLPSDPHERAIARFWTAYMDDKLVAAWVKAFKAKTEEENLEGTEQLLVVVETLEGALRECSKGKPFFGGDSVGYLDVMLGGLLSWLHGTEALCGVEFFNASKTPLLSAWAERFGALEAPKVFLPDVGKLVEFAEVRRAQQAAAEAAAAAAKS, from the exons ATGGCCGGAGGTGAGCTGAAGCTACTTGGCACTTGGGCGAGTCCCTGGGCTTGCAGGGTGAGAATTGCTCTCCATCTCAAGGACCTGAGCTATGACTacgtcgaggaggacctcgagaACAAGAGCGACCTCCTCCTTACGTCCAACCCCGTGCACAAGAAGGTTCCAGTGCTCATCCACGATGGCAAGCCAATCAGTGAGTCGAGTGTCGTCGTGCAGTATATCGATGAGGCCTTTGAGAGCAATggttcctccctcctcccctcagATCCCCACGAACGTGCAATTGCTCGTTTCTGGACCGCTTACATGGACGACAAG CTAGTGGCGGCGTGGGTAAAGGCGTTCAAGGCCAAGACGGAGGAGGAGAACTTGGAGGGGACCGAGCAGTTGCTCGTGGTGGTGGAGACACTGGAAGGTGCCCTGAGAGAGTGTTCCAAGGGTAAGCCTTTCTTCGGTGGTGACAGCGTCGGGTACTTGGACGTCATGCTAGGCGGCCTCCTCTCGTGGCTGCACGGGACCGAGGCGCTGTGCGGTGTCGAATTCTTTAACGCCTCCAAGACCCCGCTCCTGTCGGCGTGGGCGGAACGCTTCGGTGCTCTGGAAGCTCCCAAGGTCTTTCTGCCCGACGTCGGCAAATTGGTCGAGTTCGCCGAGGTGAGGCGCGCGCAGCAGGCTGCAGCCGAggctgcggctgctgccgcGAAGAGCTAG
- the LOC101760689 gene encoding probable glutathione S-transferase GSTU6 → MAGRNGELKLVGQWASPFVTRVKLALNLKGLSYEYVEEDLRNKSELLLSINPVHKSVPVLIHNGKAICESQAILHYIDEAFAGAGPSLLPADPYERAVARFWVAYIDDKLAPPWDRVFRAKTDEERDEAMMQIFSAAGALEGGLRECSKGKDFFGGDSVGYVDIVVGSLVPWVKATSVLAGAELVDAAKMPLLAAWMDRFGELETAKAVLQDVDSLVEHGRMLMAKNAARA, encoded by the exons ATGGCCGGAAGAAACGGTGAGCTGAAGCTAGTCGGGCAGTGGGCGAGCCCGTTCGTCACCAGAGTGAAACTTGCGCTCAACCTCAAGGGCCTCAGCTACGAGTACGTCGAGGAGGACCTTAGGAACAAGAGCGAGCTACTTCTAAGCATCAACCCGGTGCACAAGTCAGTGCCCGTGCTGATCCATAACGGGAAGGCCATCTGCGAATCGCAAGCCATCCTGCACTACATCGACGAGGCCTTCGCTGGCGCCGGCCCATCTCTTCTCCCCGCCGACCCTTACGAACGCGCCGTTGCTCGCTTCTGGGTCGCCTACATTGATGACAAG CTAGCACCACCGTGGGATCGGGTGTTCAGGGCCAAGACGGACGaggagcgagacgaggcgatgATGCAGATTTTCTCTGCGGCGGGCGCTCTGGAGGGAGGCCTGAGGGAGTGTTCTAAGGGGAAGGACTTCTTCGGCGGCGACAGCGTTGGGTACGTTGACATCGTTGTGGGGAGCTTAGTCCCGTGGGTGAAGGCGACCAGCGTGCTCGCCGGTGCTGAGCTCGTCGACGCCGCCAAGATGCCGCTCCTGGCCGCGTGGATGGACCGGTTCGGCGAGCTCGAGACGGCCAAGGCGGTCTTGCAGGACGTTGACAGCTTGGTCGAGCACGGCAGGATGCTGATGGCAAAAAATGCCGCCCGGGCTTGA